TGGGCGAAATAAGAATTGATCAAAAATAATAATATTAATAGCAATGGCTGCGATTGCATAGAAAATTGCCTGTATATTCGCGTGGTCTAATGCAACTTGAATATAAGAGCCAACGCCAGGGAGCATGATCGTGTTATCACCGACGGGAATTGCCTCTGTAGCAACTAACGCAAACCACGCTGCAGATTGTGAGACCATCGTATTCCATAGCAAACCTGGAATAGAATAAGGCAATTCAATACGCCAGAAACGTTGCCATGCGTTCAAATGAAAAGCTTTGCCTGCTTCGACGAGTTCATCAGGAATAATACGCAAAGTTTGGTAAAAAATTAAGGCCATATTCCAGGCTTGGCTGGTAAAGACCCCAAAAATTGCTGCAGCTTCAAGTCCCATAATATTTTTAGGAAATAAAAATAAAAACAACGCTGTGGTAAAGGTTAAGAAGCCAACAAGCGGAGCAGACTCCATAAAGTTAATCACAGGGAGCAAGACACGCGCAATGTGCTTATTTTTGGCACAGGCATAGCCAGCAATAAGGGCAAATAGCGAGGAAAAAAGCATGCCTACGAGTAGGCGCATTGTTGTTCGCAGTGTGTAGTAAGGCAGGTGCTCAGGATTAAGTGAAATTGCTGCAACACTTTTTGCACCAATAAATTGGGCATGCATATCATGCCAGCCGATGTAGTAAAGGCCAATGAACAAGCCGATAAATATTAACGTGATAACATCACGTTTATTTAAGTGTAATTTAAAATTACGAGCTTTATAAGCAGGGCATACTGCTTGGGTAGAAAGTGAATTACTTTCGTACATAAAACTACCCTCGAAGTTTAATCAAGTCAATTTTTAAAAACAGATAATAAAGCAATTTATTAACGTTTTATTATTTTTTTATTAAGATGATGATGCCTTATCGCTTGGTTATTTTAATAGTGCTAACGATTAACTATGACAGGTCATAGCAATGTTATAGCGTACTTAAAGAAGGCAAGATATAAAGCAAGGATGTTGTTTTAGTGACAACTTGGTGGTTGCAGCGGAGTGCTGATTTTGTGTGGCATAGAAGCCTCCTTACATTTTCTCAATTTGGGGAGGTTGATTTTTATCAATTTGCGACAAATCTAAATCAAAAAATTATCGAAGTCAATAAAAAAATAACAAAAGATTGATTTTTATTTTTGGCCGGGTAGAATACATGAAACATTAGCCATATTACTTACCACTCAATTATAAAGGAGGTCTAAATATGCGCTGTTTTTATAGCTTACAACCTCCGAGTCCAAGCTCTTAACGCCTCTTTAAAAGTTATAAATTTTCATTACTATATTTTTGATTTTGTTAAATTTTATATAGCTTGATGTTTTATATCAATCTAATCTATTTATTTTGAAAACTCGCTGCATACAGGAGTTTATTATGCATTTTTAGTACTATTACGAGTCTTGCCGCAACGGGGGCAACTATTGGATTTTTTGTCGGGTTTATTAGGGAGTGGTGGAACAACTTTCTTGGTGCCGACACTGACCGCTTTTTTTACCTACTATCTGTCATTGCATGGGAATTCTGTGCACTTTGCTGTGTTTTCTGCTTTAACTATTTCAGCATTAACTTCATTAAGCAATATAACAACATACTTGAGACAAAATCTTATAAAACAGCAAGATTTGCTTGCTATTGCTCCCTGGTTATTGGTTGCTAATATTGTTGGTTTATGTTGTTCATCAAAAAATTCCAGCATTTATAAGTACGATTTTATTTGCTATTTTTTCATTATATTTATCTTACTCGATTTTTGTTAATCAAAAGCAAGGTGCTTTAATGGGGCGTTTGCCAGCAATGAGTAGCTGGGTTGGCTTTCAGTCTGGTTTGTTGGGTATTAGTGGCGGTAATATCGCATTTTCATATTTATCAAAAACGTCAATGAAAATTGAGCAATCGATTGCGCTGTCAACGTTTATTACATTCAGTGTATCAATGACAGGTTTTATTATTGGGTTGATTGGCAGTTCTCATGCGCATGTAACATGGGCAACAGGGTTTATTTATTGGCCTGCTGTGCTTTTAGTCACGCCGTTTTCTGCACTAATGGCGCCGTTTGGAGTGAGACTCGCTAAAGCGTTACCTGCGACCTTATTGAAGCTGATTTTTGCTTTGGTGATGCTTTGCTCGGCCTTATATATGCTAAGTAGTGTTGCTGCTGGATAAGTGCTGTAAAGATATAAAATATTAATGTGAAGAAGCTTTTTGGCATAAAAAAGGCGCTATTAAAGCGCCTTGTATTAAGTTAATAATATTGACTCTATTTTTTTGCGCGAGATGCACGTTTGCGGTCCGTTTCTGAAAGCATTTTCTTTCTTAAACGAATATGCTCAGGTGTGACTTCAACTAACTCATCATCTTCGATAAACTCAAGGGCTTGTTCGAGGGTAAAACGAATCGGTGGAGTGAGTTGAATGTTTTCATCTGTTCCGGAGGCGCGTACGTTGGTGAGCTGTTTGGCTTTTTGTACGTTAACGACTAAGTCGTTATTACGTGAATGAATGCCGATGATCATGCCTTCATAAGTATCAGTTTGCGGGCCGATAATCAGCTTGCCACGCTCTTGTAGGTTCCAGAGTGCAAAGCCGACGGCAGCACCGGTTGCATTCGCGATTAATACGCCGTTTTGACGTGTGATGATTTCTGATTCTTGCACATCACCATAATGGTCAAAGACGTGAGTCATGATGCCTGAACCTGAGGTCATGGTTAAAAAGTCGTTATGAAAACCGATTAAGCCTCGGGTTGGAATTTGATAGTCTAAACGGATACGACCTTTACCATCTGGGATCATATTGGTGAGTTGGCCACGACGTAGGCCAAGGCGCTCCATCACTGTTCCTTGATGCTGTTCCTCGATATCCAGCATAAGCTCTTCGAACGGCTCTTGGAGTTTGCCATCAATTTCTTTTAAAATCACCTCAGGGCGAGAAACACCCATTTCATAGCCTTCACGGCGCATGGTCTCAATTAAAATTGATAAGTGCAGCTCGCCACGACCAGAGACGCGGAATTTATCTGGATCTTCGGTATCTTCAACGCGTAATGCGACGTTATAGATTAACTCTTGCTCTAAGCGATCGCGAATCTGACGGCTGGTGACGTATTTGCCTTCTTTGCCGGCAAAAGGCGAGTTATTGACACAGAACATCATGCTGACGGTCGGCTCATCAACAGTCAAGGCAGGTAGAGCTTCGACTTTATCGGGTGAGCAGAAGGTTTCAGAAATAAATGGACGTTCGATACCTGTGACGCAAACAATGTCACCGGCAAAAGCTTCTTCGGTTTCAACGCGCTGTAAGCCATGATGAGTCATGATCTTTAAAATGCGACCAGAGCGCTCATTGCCATCATTATCAATGACACGAATAGCAGAATTGGTGCTTATTTTGCCACGATTGATGCGGCCGACTGCAATCGCGCCAACATAACTGGAGTAATCCAGTGAAGAGACTTGCATTTGGAAAGGGCCTTCAGGATCAACATCAGGTGCAGCCACTTTTTCTACAATGGTTTCGAATAAAGGTGTCATATCGCCACTTTGCTCAGCCTCATCAACGCTAGCATAGCCTTGTAGGGCAGAGGCGTAAACAACTGGGAAGTCAAGTTGCTCATCGGTTGCGCCGAGTTGGTCGAAGAGTTCAAAGACTTGGTCCATCACCCAGTCAGGGCGCGCGCCTGGGCGGTCGATTTTATTGATAACAACAATGGGATTTAAGCCTTGTTCAAAGGCCTTTTTAGTCACAAAGCGTGTTTGTGGCATCGGCCCATCAACGGCGTCGACCAATAGCAAGACAGAATCGACCATAGAAAGTACACGTTCAACCTCACCACCGAAGTCCGCGTGCCCCGGGGTGTCGACGATATTAATGTGGTAATCATTCCATTGGATGGCTGTATTTTTAGCGAGAATGGTGATACCACGCTCTTTTTCCAGATCATTAGAATCCATCATGCGCTCACCGCCTTCATTGCGGCCTAACGTACCTGATTGTTCTAACAATTTATCAACCAGTGTGGTTTTACCGTGGTCGACGTGGGCAATAATCGCAATATTGCGAAGCTTCTCTATCACAATGACATCCTCAATGCAGCATTCAATAATATAAATCTTTAGATGCCAAGGAGGGTAATGTTTTCCTCGCCAAGTGTAAAGTTTTCTCGGCTTTATTTAACTAAATTAACCCAAATTCATCAAAATTGATGCAAATAAGCCCAAAACAGCCCTAAATATTCGTGTATAACAATACGTGAGCGCTGTAAGTAGGCCGCTTGAGGTAAGTAATAAAAGCGTGGATGAATTTGCGCTATAAAGTCGCTGGGGGCGGCAATAGGCGACAATCCTTGTTGGTCGAAGAGCCAAAGCGCGCGCGGCAGGTGTGATGCTGAGGTAACTAAAGCAAATCTATTGTTTTTTAATAACTTTTTGATCATTATCGCTTGGGCTGCGGTATTTTTTGAAACATCATCGGTAATAATATGCTCTTTAGGAATACCGAGCGTAATTGCTGCTTGCTCTAATAATTCCGCTTCTATGGGGCTGCCAAGCACTGATCCACCTGAGACGACCAGCGTTATTGGGCGCCGCGCTTGTTGGTAGAGTCGCACAGCACTGACGATGCGTGCAACAGAGGCACGACTCAGCTCTGTGAAAGGAGAGGGTGTGGAAGCGGTGTGAGCGCCACCACCCAAGATAACAATCGTGTTTATATCATCAGGAAGTTTGGTTAAAGGGGAATGTTGTGATTCTAGTTTGTTCAGTAAGTATTGCGGTAAAAAGGGCGTGCTCCACAATGCCAGCCAGCTAATAGAGAATATTAAGAGTGTTAGGCTTGCTATGCGCGAATAAAATAGGCTTAAAGCGGCGAGGGCTAATAAAATAAAAAACAGTGGCAGCGGGTAAAGTAAGCTGCTCATAAACTTCATAAAATAAAAAGGCATTGTGACTCCTTTAACCCTTGTGCTCTAATAATAGGTGATTGAACGTTTAAAGTGTGGTTTTAGGAGATCTATAGTAATGACAATTATTGACGATATTCGTCATGCTCACCGTCTGACTGCGG
This genomic stretch from Piscirickettsia litoralis harbors:
- the typA gene encoding translational GTPase TypA yields the protein MIEKLRNIAIIAHVDHGKTTLVDKLLEQSGTLGRNEGGERMMDSNDLEKERGITILAKNTAIQWNDYHINIVDTPGHADFGGEVERVLSMVDSVLLLVDAVDGPMPQTRFVTKKAFEQGLNPIVVINKIDRPGARPDWVMDQVFELFDQLGATDEQLDFPVVYASALQGYASVDEAEQSGDMTPLFETIVEKVAAPDVDPEGPFQMQVSSLDYSSYVGAIAVGRINRGKISTNSAIRVIDNDGNERSGRILKIMTHHGLQRVETEEAFAGDIVCVTGIERPFISETFCSPDKVEALPALTVDEPTVSMMFCVNNSPFAGKEGKYVTSRQIRDRLEQELIYNVALRVEDTEDPDKFRVSGRGELHLSILIETMRREGYEMGVSRPEVILKEIDGKLQEPFEELMLDIEEQHQGTVMERLGLRRGQLTNMIPDGKGRIRLDYQIPTRGLIGFHNDFLTMTSGSGIMTHVFDHYGDVQESEIITRQNGVLIANATGAAVGFALWNLQERGKLIIGPQTDTYEGMIIGIHSRNNDLVVNVQKAKQLTNVRASGTDENIQLTPPIRFTLEQALEFIEDDELVEVTPEHIRLRKKMLSETDRKRASRAKK
- a CDS encoding TSUP family transporter — translated: MLVYVVHQKIPAFISTILFAIFSLYLSYSIFVNQKQGALMGRLPAMSSWVGFQSGLLGISGGNIAFSYLSKTSMKIEQSIALSTFITFSVSMTGFIIGLIGSSHAHVTWATGFIYWPAVLLVTPFSALMAPFGVRLAKALPATLLKLIFALVMLCSALYMLSSVAAG
- a CDS encoding YdcF family protein, with the protein product MPFYFMKFMSSLLYPLPLFFILLALAALSLFYSRIASLTLLIFSISWLALWSTPFLPQYLLNKLESQHSPLTKLPDDINTIVILGGGAHTASTPSPFTELSRASVARIVSAVRLYQQARRPITLVVSGGSVLGSPIEAELLEQAAITLGIPKEHIITDDVSKNTAAQAIMIKKLLKNNRFALVTSASHLPRALWLFDQQGLSPIAAPSDFIAQIHPRFYYLPQAAYLQRSRIVIHEYLGLFWAYLHQF